CGAATACTGTTATCCGGATAAAGAGCATTTAGAACAGTCTCTTTCCTACATGACATCTATCTGGGAGCAGCTTGCCGACCGCTTTGGAGGTTATGATGATCATGTGATCTTTGAGAGCATCAACGAGCCGCGGCTGAAAGATACTGATCATGAGTGGTGGCTGGATATGAATGCTGCGGAATGTGTGGAGGCAGTAGAATGTATCAATGAATGGAACCAGAACTTTGTGGATGTTGTGCGGAAAACCGGAGGCAATAATGCTACACGCTATCTGATGGTGCCGGGTTATGATGCGTCGGCGGACGGAGTCTTAAATGACAAGTTTGTATTGCCGTCAGATACTGCCGGAAATGATGGGAAGATCATTGTTTCTGTGCATGCTTATATTCCATATCATTTTGCACTGCAGGCTGCAGCGGAAAATGAGAGCACAGATTATTTTGATGCTTCCGACAAGACAAGTACCAATGATATCGATCAGATGATGGAAAAACTGTATGCAAAATACATCAGTAATGAGATACCGGTTATGATCGGAGAGTTCGGTTCCCGTGACAAAAACGGAAACCTGCAGAGCCGTGTAGATTGTACTGCATACTATGTTGCTGCAGCACGCGCTTACGGCATGAGCTGCAACTGGTGGGATAATAATGCATTCACAGGGGACGGAGAGTTATTTGGACTGCTTGACCGTAAGACAGTTACCTGGAGGTACCCGGAGATCGTGGATGCAATGATGAAGTATGCTGAATAAGGTGTTGCTGATTAGGAACAGAAATGTTCTCGATGTAAGAGCATCGTTAAAAGTTGGGTTGCAGATGGCACCGGAGTATGATATGGATGTGATTCTTAAGAATCTCGAAGGAAGATAAGGGTATAGTATGAAAAAGCAGGCAGGCAAATCGTAAAGATTGTGTTTGCCTGTCTTTTTTTGAAATAAAATCCAAAAATGATTGGAAAAACAACAAAAATGTATTAAGATAGTAGGCGAACAAATAAAGGAACGAGATTTCGAAAATGAATATAAAACAGGCAAAAGAAGAAATTAAGCATACGGTGATGGCGTATCTTGCGAAAGACGCACAGGGAGAGTACCGTATCCCTGCAATCAGACAGCGTCCGATCCTTCTGATGGGACCGCCCGGCATTGGAAAGACGCAGATCATGGAACAGATCGCCGCAGAGTGTAAGATCGGACTGGTCGCATATACGATCACTCATCATACGAGACAGAGTGCAGTCGGACTTCCGATGATAAAAGAGGAGTCTTTTGAAGGAAAGACATATTCTGTTACGGAATATACCATGAGTGAGATCATTGCAAGTATTTACCGCAAGATGAAGAAAACTGGGCAGAAAGAGGGAATCCTGTTTATTGATGAGATTAACTGTGTCTCAGAGACATTGGCGCCGACGATGCTGCAGTTTTTACAGTGTAAGACGTTTGGCAACCAGGCGATCCCGGAAGGCTGGCTGATCGTTGCAGCCGGAAACCCGCCGGAATACAACAAGTCAGTCCGCGATTTTGATATGGTCACCTTAGACCGTGTGCGGTATCTGAATATTGAGGCTGATTATAAGGTGTGGAAAGAATATGCGAGGGCAAAACATCTCCACAATGCCATTTTAAGTTATCTGGAACTCAGACAGAAAAATTTTTACCGCGTGGAGGCAGATGTGGATGGTATCCGCTTTGTGACAGCACGTGGCTGGGAAGATCTGAGCAATCTGATGCAGGTTTATGAGGAGATGGATCTGCCGGTGGATGAGGGTGTCATCCGTGAGTTTATCCATCATGGGGATGTGGCGGAAGATGCAGCGGCATATTTTGAACTGTACCGCAAGTACCGGGATGACTATGGAATCACAGATATCCTTGCGGGCAGGATAAGACCGGAGTCATTTGCAAGGATTTACGCGGCAGCATTCGATGAGAGACTGAGTGTGGTCAATCTTTTGCTGGATGGTCTGTCTGCATTTTTTGTAAAAGTGCAGGAAAAGAAAAAGATCACGGATAACTGGTATGAATTTTTAAAAGAATATCAAAGACATCTGAAAGAGGGCGAAGCACCGGCAGAATGTTATCAGGCATTGCTTGAGGAGAAAATGGCAATGGTAGAAGCAGAAAAACAGGCGGAGCTTTGTACGAAGGCACAGGCAGCCGGATGGGAACAGATATTTGCTCTCTGGAAAGAAAATATGCCGGATAAAGGTCTGGATGCAAAGGAAAGTTTTGCGCAGGCGAAGACAGGATTTGATATCCAAAGAGAGACATTAGAGGAATCAGAGCAGGATGCATCGGATGCGTTAGAGCATGCATTTGATTTTATGGAACAGGCGTTTGAGGATGGTGAGGAGATGGTTGTGTTTGTGACAGAACTGACCTTGTCATCGGAAGCGGCAATGTTTTTGGCGGAGCATACCTGTGATCGGTATATGACATATAATGAACAGCTTCTGATCGGAAAACGGAAAAGAGAACTGTTATCGGAATTGAAACGATAGGAAATACACCCTGCGCAGCAAGGTGCAGGCATGGAGGATTATGATGAAACAGAGTGAAACAAGAAATCTTACAATGATGATGGATCTGTATGAAATGACGATGGCAAATGGTTATTTTAACGATCAGGACAAGGATACGAGAGTTGCATTTGATGTATTTTACCGCAGTAATCCGGACGGCGGTGGATTTGCGATCTTTGCAGGATTAGAGCAGATTTTGGAGTACATTGAAAATCTTCATTTTGATGAGGAGGACATTGCATATTTCCGTTCACTTCACATTTTTACCGAAGATTTTCTCACTTATCTGAAAGATTTTAAATTCAGCGGTGATATTTATGCGTTCCGGGAAGGAACGATCATGTACCCGAATGAGCCGGTCATTACGGTAGTTGCACCGTTAATCGATGCACAGCTTATTGAGACAGCACTGCTTGCACAGGTCAATCATCAGTCGCTGATCGCAACAAAAACAAGACGTATCGTGAGTGCGGCAGAGGGACGTGCAGTTTCTGATTTTGGTGCACGCCGTGCCCATAATATGGATGCTGCAGTTTATGGCGCCAGAGCTGCTTATATCGGAGGCGCTGTCGGAACGGCAACTGTGCTTGCCGGTCAGATGTTTGATATTCCGGTCAGCGGGACCATGGCACATAGCTGGGTGATGTATTATAAGGATGAATTTGAGGCATTTAAACATTATGCAGAGAATTATCCGGATGGGACAGTGCTTTTAGTGGATACTTATGATGTCATCGGTTCCGGTATCCCGAATGCGATCCGTGTGGCAAAAGAAGTTTTAGAGCCGATGGGAAAAAGATTAAAGGGAATCCGTATCGACAGCGGTGACCTTGCATACCTTTCCAAAAAAATCCGTAAGATGTTAGATGATGTGGGATTAGAGGATTGCAAGATCGTTGTTTCAAACAGCTTAGATGAGTATACGATCACATCCATTTTACAGCAGGGCGGAAAGATCGACAGTTTTGGTGTCGGTGAACGTCTGATTACTGCAAAATCAGATCCTGTCTTTGGTGCCGTATATAAGATTTCGGCAGTGGAGGAAAACGGTACATTTGCTCCGCGTATCAAGATCTCAGAAAATGTGGAGAAGATCACAAATCCGGGACTCAAAGATGTGTACCGTATCTATGATGAAGCAGGACATTCCGTTGCAGATCTGATCACAAAGGCAGGAGAGAAAGTTGATATGTCTGTGCCATACCGCTATGCGGATCCGGAAAAACCATGGAAAAACCGTTCTTTTGAAAACTGCACAGCGAAAAAACTTCAGCAGCAGGTCGTAAAGGCAGGAAAACGTATCGTGGAGCCGGAAACCTTAGAAGATATCAGAGCTTATGTGGAAAAACAGCTTAATACCGAAGTGTGGGAAGAAGAACAGCGTTTTGAAAATCCACATGAACATTATCTGGATATGAGCCCGGCATATTACGAGATGAAGATGGATATGCTGCATGAATCACGCACCAGATAAAGTGTGTGCAGACGGATATGCTGCATGCATTGTGCAAAAATAAGACGTGTGCAGATACAGATAAGCAGTGTATCATGAGATTGTAAGAAATGATAGTAAGGAAAGAATAACGTGAAATTGATATACGACATCCCAGCATCTTTCTGGGGCCTGTTCCGGTCCGTAAACCGGGACATCTATATAGAAGCACTTCTGACCATCAATGACGAATACCAGTACAACAATTACTTTTTAAGCAGAGAAGCATGTGTCCAGATTTTAAGTGACATGTGCTCCTCTCGTCGTTATGCCTTTATGAGAGAGGATAATGAGACAGAGGAAGATGTAGAAACTGCATTGCCGGGACGAATCCTAAACTGGCTGGTACGCGCAAAATGGCTTAGAAAAATTGAAGATTATGAGGCAATGACTACCAATATCGTCATACCGGATTATGCGGCAGTGATGATCGAGGCATTTGAAAAATTAGCGGACGAACCGTTAGATGACACGGATCTTTATATCCAGAATGTTTATGCGACTCTTTTTTCTTTTAAGAATGACCACCGCATGAATCTTGCCATGTTAAAGACAGCACTTGTCAATACCAGAAAACTGAATAAGGCACTGCAGGATATGCTGCACAACATGGATAAATTTTTTGAACGCCTTTTGAACAAACAGTCTTATGACGAACTGTTAAAGGAGCATTTAGAGGGCTATGTGGAGGAAGTTGTCAGACGCAAATACCACATTTTAAAGACGAGTGACAATTTTTATATTTATAAAATGGACATTAAACGCTGGTTAAAGGAAATGCGGGAGGATGACGTCTGGGTGGAGCGCATCCGGCAGAAACAGCGCATGGAGCAGAAAAATGCGGGAAGCAGGTCTTCTGTACTTGAAACGCAGCGGTCAGAAGAGGATCTGCCATTTTTACATGCGAGAAGAAACAGACAGGAAGATGTGTTGGATCTGATCGACCAGATCGAGCGTGGATTTGATGACATTGAACACCGGATCTCAAACATGGACAAAGAACACAGCAAGTATATCCGTGCAACTGTGAGCCGGTTAAATTATCTGCTCAGTGATGAGACAGAGCGTCACGGTATGCTGATCCTGCTTTTGAACAGACTTGGAGCGGCTGAGACGGAAAGTGAACAGAGTGAGATGTTAAAAGAAGTGGCGGGGCACATGAATCTGTCATCTTTTGATGTTTTGAGTGATAATCCTCTTTATAAGAGAAGACGCCGCAGAAAATTTGAGGATGATCTGCAGGAAGAAGAGGAAGATGCAGAGCTTTCCAGGGAAGATGTACTGCGCTTAAACAAGATTGAACACCGTTATACGGCAAAACAGATCGAAGAGTTCATCGAAGAGAAGATGACAGATGGTATTTTAGAAACAGAACATATGGATATAGCGGATGATGAGTCATTTGAAAAGCTGATCCTTGCCTATGATATCAGTATGCGCAAAAACAGCAGATACCGGGTACAGGTGGAGAATAGTCAGATTCAGAATGGCAATTATTGTTATCCGAAAATGACTTTTAGCACAAAGCAAAAATCAATAGAAAGTGAACAGAATTAATGTTTGAAGGTTACGAAGAGTTAAATACGCAGGATGTGGAGCGGATGCAGGAAGTGATAAGAACATTGCTCTCCCAGACATTTCTGCCGGAACGAAAATATGATAAAAAATACGGACGCATGATGCCGGATCGCATGTATGATTTTTGCGACAGGCATTTGGAATTTCTGACGGAGTATTTTGCGGTTGCAGGGATAAAACTCAGCCAGGATACAGAGCTTGGAATCATTTATCTGGAGGGAACAGACGGAATCGGGGAGAAACTGCCGAAACTTGCAACGATTTACCTGCTGCTTTTAAAACTGATCTACGACGAAAAGATGGCGGCAGTTTCCTCCAGTGTCAATGTTATAACGACGTTTGGAGAACTGAATGGAAAAGCAGGAGAGTTCCGTCTGATCAAAGGTCCGTCCTCCATGACTGAGATAAAAAAAGCATTTGCTATTTTAAAGAAATATCAGATGGTAGAATTTCTGGATGTGTTCGAAGAACAGCTTGAAAATACGAGGATCATGATCTATCCGTGCATCAATTTAGTGCTGATGCGGGAGGATGTAAACGGGCTGCTCGGCAGTTTTTCTGATGAGGTAAAAAGTGATGAGGTAGCCGGTCAGGAGAATCTGGAGTGGAACAGTGAGGAAGCACTTTCAGAAAATGATATGACGGATGAAGAAAGTGATCTTGAACCAGAAGAAATGAATGTGGATGAGGAAGGAGAGACAGAAGATGGAACAGATGAATCAGGCATATAAAGTTTTTACCAGAATCTGCCTCAATAACTGGCATTATATTGACCGTAAGGTGTTAGGGTTAAACGAGAGCATCAATTTTTTTACCGGACATTCCGGCAGTGGAAAGTCCACCGTAATCGATGCGATGCAGATCGTGCTTTATGCGAACACGGATGGACGTGGATTTTTCAACAAGGCAGCGGCAGATGATTCTGACCGAAGCCTGATCGAGTATCTGCGCGGCATGATCAACATTGGTGAGAATAATCAGGCAGAGTATAAGCGAAACAAAAACTTTTCCACGACGATCGTTCTTGAGATGGAACAGACGATCACAAAAGAAAAAGAATGTATCGGTGTTGTGTTTGATGTGGAGACCGCTACCAATGAGATAAACAGGCTGTTTTTCTGGCATAAGGGCGAGCTGATCCCGGGGGATTACCGGACAGAGAGCCGCGCAATGACGATCAGTGAAGTGCGCAGCTATTTACAGCAGAATTTTCCCAAAGATGAGATGTTTTATACTTCTAATAATGAGAGATTCCGCAGAAACCTTTATGATGTCTATTTAGGCGGACTGGATATGGAAAAATTCCCGCGCCTGTTTAAGCGTGCGATCCCATTTAAAATGAATATCCGGTTAGAGGATTTTGTAAAAGAATATATCTGTATGGAGCAGGACATCCATATCGAGGACATGCAGGAGGGGGCGATGCTTTATGGCAGAATGTGCCGTAAGATCGAAGCCACGATGCAGGAAATCGAAGAATTAAAGCAGATCAGTGCACAGTATCAGGTGATGGAGGAGAAGAAAAAAGAACTGTTAAACTGCCGTTACCGGATGGACAAACTGACGATCTTACAGTTAGAGCAGACCATAGAGGAAATGCAGCAGCGTGTGGAAAACTGGAAAAAGGATGTCGTACTGCAGAATGAAAGTCTTACAGAATTGCTTCAGGTAAAAGAAAATTATGAAAAAGAATACGGCGAGATCAATGAGCAGATCGCCGGAACCGGTTATGCAAGATTAGAAGAGCAGTTAAAGAGTTTGGAAGAAAACCTAAGCCTTCTGGAGCGAAGTAAAAATAAATGGGACGGTATCTGTGCAAGATTAAACGGCTGGGAAGATGTAGATATCGTTTCGAATCAGATTCTATGGGATATCGAGAAGTTCAAAGAAGGCACGATCACCGGAGAGGAGATCGAACGTTTGAAACGAAGTCTGGTCGAAGTGCAGAAAGAGGCAGAAAAGGACAGGCAGGAGGCTTCCTCGGAGATCCGTTCCATGAATAAAGAAGCGGATGTGTTAGAGAAAGAACTCACAGAGTTAAAACTTGGTAAAAAAGCATATCCGAGAGAGTTAGAACTTGCGAGATCCGAAATTGCAAGAAAACTTTCTGAACAGACCGGAAAAAATATCCAGGTCCGTATTTTTGCAGATCTCATTGATATTAAAGATGAAACATGGCGTAATGCGATCGAGGGTTATCTTTCCTGGAACAAACTTGCGCTGATCGTGGAGCCTGCCTATGTCAAACAGGCGATGGAAGTATACGAAACACTCGACGAGAAGCGTTTCTTCCGTGTATCTTTAGTGGATACGGAAAAACTGATGCAGGAGGATTGGCGCGTAAAAGACAATGCGCTTGCAGAAGAAGTAGAAGCAAAAGAGCCATATGTGAGGGCATTTGTGGACTTCTTACTCGGAAATGTCATCAAGTGTACTTCGGTGGACGAACTGCGCCAGTGCAAGATCGGTGTGACGGCAGACTGTTTATTATACCAGAGTTATCAGTTACGCCGTTTAAATCCGGACAATTATAAGAAACATGTATATATTGGTGAAAAGAGTAAGAAACAGCGCCAGAAGGAACTTGCAGCCAGCCTGGAGAAATTAGAGCAGGACAGAGCAGAATACAGAGAGCGTGAGACAGAGGCGAAAAATATTCTTGCCCAGGAATTTTTAAATGATACGGTCGAGGAATACCAGAACCTGATATCAGATCTTTCGGAGAAGAAAGAAAAGGAAAAACAAAAGGCAAAAACAGAAAAGAAAATGGCAGAGATCGGTGCCGGTACGGTTGAGATCTTAAAGAAACAGGCAGAAGAGATTCACGAAAAACAAAAAGATCTGGAAGATAAGATCGATGACTTAAAATACCAGATCCGGAAAAAAGAAGATGCCATTGAAAAAGACAGCAGTGATTTCATTACAAAAAATGAGGAACTTCTTACGAAAAAAAGAGAGCTTCGCGGTTCCGCTGCGGAAGAAGAGGCATTTGAGGTTTATATTGCCGGGCAGAAAAATAAAAAATATGACAGCCTGAAAGCATCGACACAGGAAGAAATGGAACAGGTGTCCGGTCAGTGTGATGTACAGAAAAATAAACTGGTGGATGTACGTATGAATTATCTTCAGAATCATCCAAAACGTGATTTCTCAGCGAGCGCAGAGAATAATGACGATTATGACAGCCTGCTGTCAGAGCTTTCCTGCAATGAACTGGAAGAATACCAGAAAAAAGCGGCTGAGCAGGCAAAGGCAGCAGTGGAGCATTTTAAGGAGGATTTTGTATACAAGATCCGCAGCGCTATCAAAGAAGCCTATGTGCGCAGGGATGAATTAAACCGTATCATCCGCAACCTGAATTTTGGTAAAGACCGCTATCAGTTTAAGATCACGAGAAATAAGGGAGCCGACGGCGCATTTTATGATATGTTTATGGATGAGGACTTAGATATCGATCCGTCCTCACTTGCATCGCCAATGGAGCATCAGATGAATCTGTTTTCGATGGAGCATGAAAATAAATATGGTATGTTGATGAGTGATCTGATCCATATCTTTATTCCGCCGGAAAATGCCACGCAGCAGGAACTTGATGAGGCAAAACAGAACATGGTGAAGTATGCAGATTACCGTACGTATCTTTCATTTGAGATGGAACAGATCGTGGAAGGTGACGAACGTCTTGTCATTGGTCTTAGTAAGATGATCAAGAAAAATTCCGGTGGTGAGGGACAGAACCCGCTTTACATTGCACTACTCGCAAGTTTTGCGCAGGCATACCATATCAATCTGTCTGCAAGACTGACAAGACGTCCGACAATCCGTCTTGTTGTTTTAGATGAGGCATTTTCCAAGATGGATGCAGAGAAAGTGGCGAGCTGTATCGAACTGATCCGCGGACTTGGTTTTCAGGCGATCATCAGTGCAACGAACGATAAGATCCAGAATTACATTGAAAATGTAGATAAGACATTCGTTTATGCGAATCCGAATAAGAAGAGCATTTCGATTCAGGAGTTTGAGAAAAAGGATTTTTCACAATTGGTTGTGGAGGAGGAGTAAGAGCGGTTGAAGAAGGAGAAGGAAAAAGAGACAAGAACCAGTATCGTTCAGGTGATCCTTGATGATTATGAACATGGCGATACTGATTGGAGAAAATATCCTAATCAGGGGCAAAATGATGGGAAACGTTCTATCAGAATCGTTCAGGCGCTGTATGATGAAATCGGAAAAACAGAGCTGAACAGGCAGGTTTTAGAGTTGCAGGCACGTCATCTGTTACAGGATGGAAAAGGGCAGAAGATAAGTGGATGGTACACAAGGGGAAGTGAACTAGAGCAGATCGTATATCGTTTGTCTGATATTCCGAGATTTTATGAAATGGATGGGCGGGTGCCAAAATATGAGCGCTATTTTGAACCATTTTTGAAACTTCGTCAGGAGTTACAGAAATTAAGAGGGCGCCAGCAGACCTGGAAACCATGGATCGATCAATGTATTGGGGAGCTGGAAAATGACCTGGAACGTGAAAAAATTCCGAAAATATGCAAAGATGAAGAAACAAAGGAAATTTATTTTAACACGTTAGCCGGATTAAATGAGATAGAGGAACCGGTTTCAAGACGGATATTCAGTAAAAAATACCTGAAAAATTCAAAATCATTTCAGAGAGCAGTCCAGGATAAAATTATTTCGGATGCGAGAAAATTTTGCCCGGATGTGGATGCTGACGAAGAAGTTATGGGAAATGACGAAGTATTATCGGAAATTGGGATTGAGACATACCATCAGGAACTTTCTGTCAAAGGTCCGCTGCAGTTTGAGCTTGCAGGAAACAAAATTGATACCGCCCTGTTTGCCTATGGTACGATTTTAAATGCAGAGACATTAAAATATGCAAAACTATTGCCTGAGCAGACGATTCGAAAAATTGTAACGGTTGAAAATAAAGCCAATTTTATGGAAATGTCATATGAAGAGGGAACGCTGCTTGTCTATTCGCACGGTTTTTTCTCACCGAAAGAGAGGCTTTTCCTGAAAAATCTCAGGGAGTGTCTGGGAGAGCAGGGGGCAGAGTATTTTCATACCAGTGACTTAGATTATGGCGGAATCCGTATATTTATGAATATAAAAGAGAAAATTTTTCCGGATGTGAAACCGCTTGCAATGGATGGGGAGACGTTTTTCAAATATCAGGAATATGGGGAAAAACGGGATGAAAAATATTTGCAAAAAGTAAGGGACACAGAAGTTCCGGCAGAATTAAAAGAACTTAAGGATTATATTTTAAAAACCGGTTGTACGATAGAGCAGGAAAGTATGCTTTTTTAGCAGGAGGGAATTATGCAGACAGCAGCAGAGTTAAAAAATTTATTACAGCGTATCGACCATAAAGGTTATCCGGCATATAAGGACACAAGGGGGACTTATGAGTTTCCTGGATATGTGCTTTCCATTGACCATGTGCAGGGAGATCCGTTTGCAGCACCATCGAAGGTAAGCATCCATGTCCGTGGAAAACAGGCGGGATTCCCGGAACATCTTTATCAGAAAGACTGCAGAAGAATCGCTGTGCAGGATTATCTGCTGCGCCAGTTTGCGCGCCAGGTCGAGAAAGTTTCCTTTAAAGCGAAAGGTTCCGGAAAGAGCGGTCTTATGGCGGTCAGCCGTCCGGGACAGGAAGTGTTAGAGCGCAGTGCCTGTCAGATGGATGTAAAAAACGGCGATATTGTGCTGCGCATGGAGATTGGGTTCCCGGCAAATGGAAGAACGGTCAATTCCAGAGAACTCGAAAAGATTTTCTTTGATTTTCTGCCGGAGTGTGTGAAAGGTTCTCTATATTATCGTTCACTGAAAAAAGAAGCGGTGGAGACAGCCGCAGATCTCGCCGAGGATCAGGAATATATCAGGGAGCAGTTAGATCCGATGGGACTTTGTGCATTTGTGGCAGACGGTGCGATTCTGCCGCGGGAGTCCGGTGTTTCCGGCAGACCGATGAAGGATGCAGTGCGTTTTCAGTCACCGGAAAGTCTCTCCGTCACGCTGACGCTGCCACACCACGGAAAACTGACCGGAATGGGAATAAAGAAGGGCATCACGCTGATCGTAGGCGGTGGTTACCATGGAAAATCAACACTGTTAAAAGCGCTTGAGACAGGTGTCTATAACCACATTGCAGGGGATGGCAGGGAGTATGTCATCACGG
The Roseburia rectibacter DNA segment above includes these coding regions:
- a CDS encoding ABC-ATPase domain-containing protein yields the protein MQTAAELKNLLQRIDHKGYPAYKDTRGTYEFPGYVLSIDHVQGDPFAAPSKVSIHVRGKQAGFPEHLYQKDCRRIAVQDYLLRQFARQVEKVSFKAKGSGKSGLMAVSRPGQEVLERSACQMDVKNGDIVLRMEIGFPANGRTVNSRELEKIFFDFLPECVKGSLYYRSLKKEAVETAADLAEDQEYIREQLDPMGLCAFVADGAILPRESGVSGRPMKDAVRFQSPESLSVTLTLPHHGKLTGMGIKKGITLIVGGGYHGKSTLLKALETGVYNHIAGDGREYVITDDTAMKIRAEDGRSIRDVDISMFIHDLPNGKDTVSFYTEDASGSTSQAANVIEAMEAGTKAFLIDEDTSATNFMIRDELMQRVVNRDAEPIVPFIDRVEELYQTYGISTVLVAGSSGSYFHKADCIIQMNRYEPFEITESAKQAAAEFPLPKQDIAPSKQPDFDRKIKPDRMFREDNRLKMRTMGKDSISISREVIDVRYVEQLMDTEQLASLGYMLKYMQIHFFDGKHTLTQAVDALWDVLQKRGIAAVCESSYLPCGLAMPRKQEVFACVNRYRKLGL